CTTCATTACCATTTCCCCTTACTAAATTTATTTAGTCTCCATTATAACCTTTTAATTACATCATACGAATATGATAAATTACTAGTGGATATCTATAGTATATTCAGAAGAAAAGATTTTGCCAGCGTCTAGAACATTTCCCCATTCTCGTTCTTCTAGGCTTCCATTAAAATGACTGCTGTCACAGCGTCCATACCAGGGTTCAATACAGATGAAAGGAGCATTTTTACCGGCTGGTGACCATAGACCGAATAAAGGCGCTTCAAAAGAAACCGTAATATAGGGTTTCTTATTTGGTAAGGTTAAAGATATCTTATGACTCTGATTGTTTTCGAATATAAGAGCATCCTTATCAAACATGCCCTGACGTATCGATAACATACCGTTTTCTGTATTTAGTATCTCCGGCTGCTCCTTAACGGCCAGACCTTCCTGATTTATAAGCAGATAATTAAGTGGATTTAAGGAATCAAATTGCAGAAAGTAATCTGTTTGATTATCCTCGTCTCTTAAGGGACAAAGAAAAGCCGGATGAGCACCAATAGAAAAATACATGGTGTCTGTTCCAGAGTTTTTTACTTTCCACAAAACAGTAATCTGCCGGTTACGTAACCGATATCCAATATCCAGTGTAAAATTGAAGGGATACACTTTTTTGGTAGCCTCCGTAGCTGTAAGTTGGAACCATATCTCTGTTTCAGTTACTTCAGTTAATTTAAATTCCATATCTCTGGCAAAACCATGTTGCGACATGTGATAACTTTTGTTTTTATAAATATAACTCTGATTTTTTAAGCTTCCTACAATAGGAAAGAGAACCGGTGAGTTTCTCTTCCAATAAAGAGGATTTCCGCTCCATAAATATTCAGTTGAATTATCAACCGTCTGTATGGATTTTAGTTCAGCACCAAAAGTATCAATACAGAGACACAATTCATTATTTTTTAAGTAGTGAATTGACATAATAACACCCATTGACACATCCGCTAACAGATGTATCACTGCCACAATTATAAAATATGAAAATCATTACGTGGCATTCCTTTCTTCTATTTATTCTTTTATAATGTCTATGCAGTCCTGCTTTCTATAAGCCGGTAGACTGCCCATAAATGAATTATCCTAAGAATACTTTGTTCACTTATTACGCATATTGTAACATGTGATACTCATATTTACTATATAAAATTTGTAAGCTAAAAAATACCAATGTATTGCCAAAACAATCATAGGTCTGCTATAATAAATTGGAATACAGGGATACTGCTGTGGCAGATGTCTATGTAACAAATATTCTGGAGGTTTTCAATGTTGCGGATATTTTACCCGAATGAATGTGCAGATTCTGCATATGTAATTGACTATAAAGCACTGTACGAA
The nucleotide sequence above comes from Anaerocolumna cellulosilytica. Encoded proteins:
- a CDS encoding aldose 1-epimerase family protein, with translation MSIHYLKNNELCLCIDTFGAELKSIQTVDNSTEYLWSGNPLYWKRNSPVLFPIVGSLKNQSYIYKNKSYHMSQHGFARDMEFKLTEVTETEIWFQLTATEATKKVYPFNFTLDIGYRLRNRQITVLWKVKNSGTDTMYFSIGAHPAFLCPLRDEDNQTDYFLQFDSLNPLNYLLINQEGLAVKEQPEILNTENGMLSIRQGMFDKDALIFENNQSHKISLTLPNKKPYITVSFEAPLFGLWSPAGKNAPFICIEPWYGRCDSSHFNGSLEEREWGNVLDAGKIFSSEYTIDIH